The Schistocerca piceifrons isolate TAMUIC-IGC-003096 chromosome 5, iqSchPice1.1, whole genome shotgun sequence genome has a segment encoding these proteins:
- the LOC124797804 gene encoding pathogenesis-related thaumatin-like protein 3.5: MNMLICLLLVLALAALGEGRTFVFENQRGETIWVGALGNAGVAPPNGGGWEMAAGSSLTLELDDAWAGRFWGRTGCSFDASGSGTCQTGDCGGVLQCNGAGGVPPVTLAEVTLGGYGGNDYYDISLVDGFNIPVTMTPTDVSGGGDHYRCNPATCPANVNAQCPAELQQVVNGAVVACKSACLAFNTDQYCCRGAYGTPDTCQSTTWPTNYPAFFKGLCPDAYSYAYDDVASTFTCSNTGYRITFS; encoded by the exons ATGAACATGCTGATTTGTTTGCTGCTTGTGCTGGCTCTTGCCGCCTTGGGCGAGGGGAGAACTTTTGTGTTCGAGAACCAACGAGGGGAGACCATATGGGTGGGCGCCCTCGGAAATGCAGGCGTGGCTCCTCCTAACGGCGGCGGCTGGGAAATGGCTGCCGGTAGTTCG CTGACGCTCGAGCTGGACGACGCGTGGGCGGGCCGCTTCTGGGGCCGCACTGGCTGCTCGTTTGACGCGTCCGGAAGTGGCACCTGCCAGACGGGAGACTGCGGCGGAGTGCTGCAGTGCAACGGCGCCGGCGGCGTGCCTCCGGTCACGCTCGCCGAAGTCACCCTGGGCGGTTATGGCGGCAACGACTACTACGACATCAGTCTCGTCGACGGCTTCAACATTCCCGTCACG ATGACTCCTACCGACGTGTCTGGCGGCGGTGACCACTACCGCTGCAACCCAGCGACCTGCCCAGCCAACGTGAACGCCCAGTGTCCCGCAGAGCTGCAGCAGGTGGTCAACGGAGCCGTCGTCGCTTGTAAGAGTGCGTGTCTCGCCTTCAACACCGACCAGTATTGTTGTCGCGGCGCCTACGGTACCCCTGACACCTGCCAGTCCACCACTTGGCCAACGAACTACCCTGCCTTCTTCAAGGGACTCTGCCCTGATGCCTACAGCTACGCCTATGATGATGTTGCCAGCACATTCACGTGCTCGAACACAGGCTACAGGATCACCTTCAGCTGA